Below is a genomic region from Halostella litorea.
GGTTGACGACCCGCAGCCGGAGAAGCGCGGCGAGGACGCGCAGTTCGAGCGCGTCTCCTGGGACGAGGCGCTGGACCTCGTCGCCGAGGGCATCAGGCGGACCCAGCGGGAGTACGGCGAGGAGAGCATGCTCTGGCACACCGGGTCCGGGGACTCGGGCACGACCGGGTTCTCCCGGCTCACACAGCTGATCGGCGGGACGGTCGACGGGACCCCCGGCATCGACACGAACGTCGGGCGCGGTTTCCTGCGGGTCACGGGCGAGGGTTCGACGTACCTCCCGCCGACGAACCCGAACGAGGACTGGGTGAACGCCGGGACGATAATCATCTGGGGGAGCGACATCTTCGCCAGCCAGTTCCAGCAGGACGCCCAGTGGATCCTCGACGCGAAGCGCGCGGGCGCGAAGCTCGTGGTCGTCGACCCGATGTACACGAACACGGCCGAGAAGGCGGACCTCTGGCTCCCGATCGAGCCGGGGAAGGACGTCTACCTCGCGCTCGGCATGATGCACTGGGTGTTCGAGAACGACGCCTACGACGCCGAGTTCCTCCGGACGCGCACGAACGCCCCGGCGCTCGTGCGCACAGACACCGGCGAACTGTTACGGGCGACCGAGGTGTTCGACGACGCGGAGGAGGGCGACATCGTCGTCATCGACGAGGCGACCGGCGAGCCGACCGCGGTCGGCCCCGAGACCGGTGGGGACTTCGCCCTCTTCGGCGAGTACACGGTCGACGGGGTCGAGACGAGGACCGGGCTGACCGAACTCCGCGACCACGCCGCGGACTACCCGCTCGACGAGGTCGCCTCTGTCACCAGCCTCGACGAGGGGGACATCCGGACCACGATCGAGTGGTTCACGTCCCGCGGGTCGGGCGGCATCATGCCAAGCTACGGCGTCGGACGCTACCTCTACGGGCACGTGTTCGGGCAGGCGTACGCGACGCTGATGGCGCTCACCGGCGACTACGGCAACCACGGGAACATCCACTCGCAGTACGCCAACTACAGCGGATCGTACCTCCAGACGGGCGACTGGGGGTCGCCGGAGAACGCGAAGGAAACGTCGTATGTCGGCGAAGCCGACAAGCTGGACGCGCTCCAGCAGGGGGAGTACAAGGCGATGTACGGGATGCAGTGCAACGATATAAACCAGTATCCCGAGCGCCAGTCCTGGATCGAGGCGATACGGAACGTCGATATGGTCGCCTGGGCCGACATACACCACACCCCGACGACCCAGCACGCGGACATCATCCTCCCGGCCGCTCACTGGTTCGAAACCGAGGACGTGATGACCTGCTACACGCATCCGAACATCGGGTACCGGGAGAAGGCCCAGGAGCCGCTGTGGGAGAGCAGGGACGACTACTACATCCTGCGTGGCTTGGCCGAGCGGTTCGGCTACGGGGACCAGTTCCCCGAGGACAAGCGGACCGTCCTCAAATCGTTCGTGGAGAACGACGACCGGTTCTCCTGGAACGAGCTGCGCGAGAACGGGACCGTCGCGACGGACGAAACGCCTTCCCCGTTTTACACCGGCGAGTTCGGGACCGACACGGGCCGCATCGAACTGTACGACGACGACGCGCCGACCGAGCGCGGTCCGAACCTCCCCGAGGAGGGCGTCTCGCTCGAACTCCCCGAACCGATCGAGGGGAGAACCACGGACGACTACGAGACGGCCGACGACTACCCCCTGATCTTCATGCAGAAGCACTCGAAGTGGCGGATCCACTCACAGTACGAATCCCAGCCGTGGCTCAGGGAGATCAACCCGCAGCCACAGCTCGACATCCATCCCGAGGACGCGCAGCGTCGCGGTATCGACGACGGGGAGTACGTCCGGGTGTTCAACGACCGCGGCGAGATGGTCGTGAAGGCGAAGTACAACGAGGGGATCCGCCCTGGTCTCGTGAACACCGACCAGGGCTGGTACACCCGCGACTTCGTGCAGGGGCATCTGCAGGACCTCATCTCGGAGGAGACTGCCGAGGTCGGGCAAACGTTCGCGTACTACGACGTGCGCGTCCAGGTCGAATCGGCACCGGACGACGTCGACACCGGCCAGTACACTGACGGGTCCCCCACCGGCGCGGGGGCCGAGGCGGGAGGTGACTGACAGTGACAAACTACGGACTCGTCATCGACCAGGAGCGGTGTATCGGCTGTCACGCGTGTGCCGTGACGTGCAAACAGGAGAACAACGTCGCGATGGGGAACTACTGGAACCGCGTGCTGACGGAGGGCGGCGACCACGTGGACACCCCGTCGGGTCGGTACCCCAAGAACGGCGACGACGGGAACCTGGAGATGTCGTACCAGCCGACGGCGTGTCAGCACTGCGAGAACGCGCCGTGCGTGAAGGTCTGCCCGGTCAACGCGACGTACACCCGCGACGACGGCATCGTCGAGATAGACTACGACAAGTGCATCGGCTGCCGGTACTGCATGGCCGCCTGCCCGTACAACGCCCGCGTGTTCAACTGGGACGAGCCCGAACACCGCCCGGAAGAGGGGACCGGCAATGTCCCCGAGCGCCCGCAGGGCGTCGTCGAGAAGTGCACGTTCTGCAGCCACCGCGTCGACGAGGGCCTCGACCCCGCCTGCGTGTCGAACTGCCCGGCCGACGCCCGCATCTTCGGCGACCTCGACGACCCGTCGAGCACGGTGTCGCAGTACGTCGCCGAGTACGAGACCCATCGGCTGCTCGACGAGAAGGGGACCGAGCCAAGCACCTACTACATCAGCGGCGAGATGTCGCCCGGGCGGCCCTGGAAGGGCGACGAACTCGAGAGCGAACTCCCGGAGGACCCCCAGCCCGACGTGGCTGGCGAGCCGGCGAACGCGGACCCACAGCCGCAGGTGCCCGAAGCCGGAGGTGGCGACTGATGGCCGACGCGACCGCCCGCGAGCGGGACTGGATCGTTGCCATCCCGGAGTTCGGGAGCCTCGGCAAGGCGTGGCTTGGGCTGCTGGCGCTGCTGATACTCGCCGGCGCGGCGGCGTGGGCGTACCAGCTCACGGCCGGACTGGCCGCCACGGGGATGCGCAACGTCTTCACGTGGGGGCTGTACATCATGATGTTCGTGCTGTTCGTCGGGCTGTCGGCCGGCGGGATGATAGTCAGCAGCGCGCCGAAGTTCTTCCACTCGGACCGCTACGAGAACCTCTCGCGGCTCGGCGTCCTGCTGAGCCTGGCGTGTATCGTCGTGGCGGGGCTGCTCATCGTCCCGGACATCGGCCGGCCGGAGCGGCTCTACCAGTTCGTCACCTCGCCGAACCTCCGGTCGCCGATGGTCTGGGACTTCGGCATCATCGTGCTGTACGGGCTGTTCAACGTCTGGTACCTCTGGCTGCTGACGCGGCGGGACCTCGCGGCGGCGGGGTCGCGGCTCGCGCTCGGCGTCGAGGACACCCGGGAGGGCCGCGAGCGCGACCGGCGGCTGGCGTTCTGGTCGGCCGCCGTCGCGCTGCCGGCCGCCGTGATGCTGCACTCGGTCACCGGGTGGATCTTCGCGACGCAGGTCGGCCGGGGCGACTGGTTCAGCCCGCTGGTCGCGCCGGTGTTCATCGCGAAGGCGCTGGTCTCCGGGCTCGGCCTGTTGCTGGTGACGGCCGTCCTGGCGGACCGGTTCACCGGCTTCGAACTGGACGAGTCGCTGGTGCCCGGCCTCGGCAAACTCCTCGGCGTGTTCCTGGCGTTCCACGTCGTCTACCTGCTCGGGGCGGAGCGGCTGCCCCACGCCTGGGCCGAGCACTTCGGGTTCTGGGCGATCACCAGTGGGTTCCTGCTCGGGGACACCGTCTTCTTCTGGATCTGGACGGTGGTCGGGGGGCTCGTCCCGCTGGCGTTGCTCGTGACGCCGTCGCTCCGGCGGCGGACCCGGGTCGTGTTCGCCGCCGCCGCGCTCGCGGTGTTCGGCGTTGTGTTCGAGGGCGTGCGCCTGATATTCGTCGGCTACGACCAGGTGAACGTCGACGCGCCGCCGGGGGTCTCCGTCGGCGAGCCCGCTGGAGGGCTGGCGGGCGACATCTGGGCGACGTCGGGGGCGTACACCCCGACGCTCGTCGAGGTCATCGTCACCCTCGGCATCGTGGCTATCGGGGCGCTGATCCTCACGCTGGGGCTGCGCTACCTGCCGATCCAGAGCGGCTCCCAGCTCCCGTCGGCCGGCCGCGCCGCGCCCGACGGCGGCACCGAGACGGAGGAGGGGTCCCCGTGACCGTCACCGAACATCCGGAGGCGGAGGCGGAGCCGCCGGACCGGGCGGCGGTGTTCAGGGGGCTGTCGCGGTACTGGCAGTACCCGACGCAGGACCTGATCCGGGTGCTACGCGAGGCCTCGCCCGGCCTCTCGGCGGACGTCGAGCTCCGGGAGCTCCGGGTCGAGTACACGCGACTGTTCCTCGGCCCGGGGACGGGACAGTGTCCACCCTACGAGAGCGTCTACCGGGACGGCGACGACGACGGGGAACTCGGCCCCGTCCGCGGCCCGTCGACGGACGCGGTCCGGCGCTGGTACCGGGAGTTCGGGACCCGCCCGGACCCCGAGCGGCCCGCCCTCGCGGACCACGTCGCGACGGAACTGGAGTTCGTCGCCCACTTGGCCGAGACGGAGGACCCGGACGTCGTCGAGCAGTTCCTCGACGAGCACCCGCGGCGCTGGGTCGGGACGTTCGCCGCCCGGGTGCGCGACCACGACCCGGACGGGTTCTACCGGACGCTGCTCGACCTGACGGAGCGGGCCGTCGAAACGGGCGGGACGACCGTCACGGAGGTGACGGAGGGCGAGTAGCACCCGCCCGGACCGGCGCACCGACCGGCGGCGAACGCGACCGCCGCCGAACGACCGCGACACGCCACGAACCCCATGACACCACTGACGCGGATATCCCACGTCTACGAGGTACAGTTCGACGTCCCCGGCCAGTGCCGCGAGGCGTACGACGCGTGGCTCGAAGCGGACGCGCTGCGCTGGGTCACCCACTACACGGTCGCGGGATTCGAGGTGTTTCACAACGAGCAGGGCCTCTCGCCGGAGACGAAGCTCGTCTTCGAGTTCGAATCCCTGCGCGAGTGGGCGCGGTTCGCCGGGAGCGACACCCACCGGGCGGCGATCGACCGGCTCGAATCGCTCACGGAACACCTCGACGCGACGCTGTGGGAACGCGACGACCTCCAGTTGAGCCGCGGGCCGACCGCGACGGAAGGGGCCGGCTGCGACGGCGAGCCGGCGGCGTCGGGGTCGCCCGACTAAAACCCCGCTTAGTGAGCATTTGACGGGCGATACCTCCACCCACGGAGTATGGCCGACCCCGTCGAGCGGGCCGCGCGGTGTGCACCGCGCACCGCGACCCGCGCGCCGCTGGCGTGAACTGCCGGGGGCCGGGCCGAACTACTCCGGCCCCGACGCGTCCCGCACCTGCACCTCGCGGTCGGCGGTCACGTGACCCCGGAGCGACAGCGTCACCGGTTCGTCCTCGTCGGTCGTGTACGCAGTGTCGATATCGACCATCGCCGCGACGGACTCCCCGGCCGCCATCTCGCGTTCGACGACGTGGGACTCGTCGTCGTCCGCGATCGTCTTCGTCGGCCAGTACGCCGCCGCGAGGAACCGCCCGTCCGTCTCGGAGACGTTCGTCACCGTCAGCGACACGGACAGCGGCTCGCCCTGCGAGACCTCCCCGGGGACCGTCAGGTCGTCGAGTTCGAACCGCGGGCCGGCCGCCGCCAGCCGGTCGAGCGCGTCCGCGGAGAGCGCCCACTCCCCGCCGCCGTCGCCCGTGTACCGGATCCGGGCGTCCGAGGCCGACAGCGGCGACGGGACGGTGAACGCGAGAAACGACGTCCCGTCCTCGAAGCTCCGGCTGACGGGGCCGCCCTCGTGGCCCTCGACGGCGTAGTTGATCGCCCCTTCCGTGTCGGGTAGCCCGGGCTCCCACGACTCGCCGTCGGCCTCGAACGCGAACTCCGACGCCGAGGGCTTCTCGTCGGCCCGGACCGTTGCGACGACGTACTGCCGGTCGGGGCCGACGAGGACGCCGCCGGACCCCATTATCGACGTGTACGTGACGGCCTTCTTGACGACGACGTCTTCGACGACGACGCCGCCGGAGCCGTCCGTCGTGGTGTCGGTGTGTTCGGTCGTGTCCGGGTCGCCGGTCGTCTCCGCGGTATCGTCCGTCGGGCCTGCCGCGTCGTCGGTCGGGTCGTCGGTCGAGTCGTCGGAGTCGGACCCGCTCAGACAGCCACCGACTGCGGTGCCGAGGGCGACGCCGGTCGCCGCGAGCAGCGTTCGTCTGTGCATACGCTCCCGTGGGCGGCGACCGGTAAATGTCTCGTCATGACTCAAACGGCCATTTGACCTGCCGCCGCGCCCCGCGGGCGGCCGGACGAAGGCAGAACCGGGCGATATCCCGGGCCGTCGACAGTATCTTGGCGGTCGCTACGGAATGGCCGGGTATGGCGCCGTCAGTGCCGGTGGGGAGATGGGCGTAGCGGACCGACTGGGGATCGACCCGCAGGTGCTCACGCTGGCCATCGCCCGGATGACCGAGTCGATCGGCAACTCCTTTCTCATCGTCGTGCTCCCGCTTTTCATCGGGAGCGACGTGCTCGCCGGCTCCACGTTCGGGCTCACGGAAGTCGCTGTCACGGGCATCGTGCTCTCGCTGTTCGGATTCGTCAACAGCCCGCTCCAGCCCTTCACCGGGCGGATCTCTGACCGCACGGGCCGCCGGAAGGTGTTCGTCCTCGTCGGACTGGTGCTTATCGGCGTGGCGAGTTTCTCCTACTCGCTGGCGACCCGGTACTGGCATCTGGTCGCCCTGCGCTGCCTCCAGGGGCTGGCCGGCGCGCTGATCATCCCGACGACGGTGGCGCTGGTCAACGACCTCGCGTCGGCGGAGAACCGCGGCGGGAACATGGGGACGTACAACACGTTCCGGCTGGTCGGGTTCGGCGCGGGGCCGATCGCCGCCGGCGCGATGGTCGCCGGCGGGCCGTACGCCGTCGCGCTCGGCCCGCTCGACGTCGTGATGAGCGGCTTCGACGCCGCCTTCTACTTCGCCACGTCGACGGCGACGCTCAGTTTCGTCCTCGTCTCGGCGCTGATCCGCGACCCCGACGACGTCGCCGGCGGCGGGGACGACGCGCTCGGCGGCATCGCCGTCTTCGACCGGAGCGGCCGGGGGACCCTTGACCCCGTGTTCACGCTCGGCGTCGCCTCGTTTTTCATGGCGGTCGGGATCGCGCTGTTCGCGACGCTGGGCGACATCATCAACGCGCGGCTGGACCAGGGGCCGACGCTGTTCGGCCTGGAGTTCGCGGCGTTCATCCTGGCCCAGGTCCTCCTGCAGACGCCGATCGGCCGGGCGACGGACTTCTACGGCCGCAAGAACTTCATCGTGGCCGGGCTGGTCCTGCTCGTGCCGACGACGTTCGTTCAGGGGATCATCCTCGACCCCTGGCTGATGGTGGTCGCCCGGTTCGCCCAGGGGGTCGCCGGCGCGCTGGTGTTTGCCCCCTCGCTCGCGCTGGCCGGCGACATCGCGCCCGCGGGCCGCTCCGGGTCGACGCTGTCCGTGCTGACGATGGCCTTCGGCTTCGGCGTCGCCTTCGGCCCGCTCGCGTCGGGCTTTCTCGTCCAGTTGGGCTTCGTCGTGCCGTTCGCGTTCGGCGCGGCGCTCGCGGCGGTCGGCGTCGTCCTCGTGTGGACGCAGGTCGAGGAGACGGTGACGCCGAAGGGGTCGATAC
It encodes:
- a CDS encoding molybdopterin-dependent oxidoreductase — its product is MSDTDPLLRRDVLKASGAASLAMAAGGGGALQLLQQTDGADADRESYLGDNETYYSVCSPNCRGKCPLEVHVRDGQIRAVEQQVPANEQFRRGCTLGLSHVQRVYNSTRLKYPMVRSSWSVDDPQPEKRGEDAQFERVSWDEALDLVAEGIRRTQREYGEESMLWHTGSGDSGTTGFSRLTQLIGGTVDGTPGIDTNVGRGFLRVTGEGSTYLPPTNPNEDWVNAGTIIIWGSDIFASQFQQDAQWILDAKRAGAKLVVVDPMYTNTAEKADLWLPIEPGKDVYLALGMMHWVFENDAYDAEFLRTRTNAPALVRTDTGELLRATEVFDDAEEGDIVVIDEATGEPTAVGPETGGDFALFGEYTVDGVETRTGLTELRDHAADYPLDEVASVTSLDEGDIRTTIEWFTSRGSGGIMPSYGVGRYLYGHVFGQAYATLMALTGDYGNHGNIHSQYANYSGSYLQTGDWGSPENAKETSYVGEADKLDALQQGEYKAMYGMQCNDINQYPERQSWIEAIRNVDMVAWADIHHTPTTQHADIILPAAHWFETEDVMTCYTHPNIGYREKAQEPLWESRDDYYILRGLAERFGYGDQFPEDKRTVLKSFVENDDRFSWNELRENGTVATDETPSPFYTGEFGTDTGRIELYDDDAPTERGPNLPEEGVSLELPEPIEGRTTDDYETADDYPLIFMQKHSKWRIHSQYESQPWLREINPQPQLDIHPEDAQRRGIDDGEYVRVFNDRGEMVVKAKYNEGIRPGLVNTDQGWYTRDFVQGHLQDLISEETAEVGQTFAYYDVRVQVESAPDDVDTGQYTDGSPTGAGAEAGGD
- the dsrO gene encoding sulfate reduction electron transfer complex DsrMKJOP subunit DsrO codes for the protein MTNYGLVIDQERCIGCHACAVTCKQENNVAMGNYWNRVLTEGGDHVDTPSGRYPKNGDDGNLEMSYQPTACQHCENAPCVKVCPVNATYTRDDGIVEIDYDKCIGCRYCMAACPYNARVFNWDEPEHRPEEGTGNVPERPQGVVEKCTFCSHRVDEGLDPACVSNCPADARIFGDLDDPSSTVSQYVAEYETHRLLDEKGTEPSTYYISGEMSPGRPWKGDELESELPEDPQPDVAGEPANADPQPQVPEAGGGD
- the nrfD gene encoding NrfD/PsrC family molybdoenzyme membrane anchor subunit, which produces MADATARERDWIVAIPEFGSLGKAWLGLLALLILAGAAAWAYQLTAGLAATGMRNVFTWGLYIMMFVLFVGLSAGGMIVSSAPKFFHSDRYENLSRLGVLLSLACIVVAGLLIVPDIGRPERLYQFVTSPNLRSPMVWDFGIIVLYGLFNVWYLWLLTRRDLAAAGSRLALGVEDTREGRERDRRLAFWSAAVALPAAVMLHSVTGWIFATQVGRGDWFSPLVAPVFIAKALVSGLGLLLVTAVLADRFTGFELDESLVPGLGKLLGVFLAFHVVYLLGAERLPHAWAEHFGFWAITSGFLLGDTVFFWIWTVVGGLVPLALLVTPSLRRRTRVVFAAAALAVFGVVFEGVRLIFVGYDQVNVDAPPGVSVGEPAGGLAGDIWATSGAYTPTLVEVIVTLGIVAIGALILTLGLRYLPIQSGSQLPSAGRAAPDGGTETEEGSP
- a CDS encoding TorD/DmsD family molecular chaperone, with translation MTVTEHPEAEAEPPDRAAVFRGLSRYWQYPTQDLIRVLREASPGLSADVELRELRVEYTRLFLGPGTGQCPPYESVYRDGDDDGELGPVRGPSTDAVRRWYREFGTRPDPERPALADHVATELEFVAHLAETEDPDVVEQFLDEHPRRWVGTFAARVRDHDPDGFYRTLLDLTERAVETGGTTVTEVTEGE
- a CDS encoding MFS transporter, encoding MGVADRLGIDPQVLTLAIARMTESIGNSFLIVVLPLFIGSDVLAGSTFGLTEVAVTGIVLSLFGFVNSPLQPFTGRISDRTGRRKVFVLVGLVLIGVASFSYSLATRYWHLVALRCLQGLAGALIIPTTVALVNDLASAENRGGNMGTYNTFRLVGFGAGPIAAGAMVAGGPYAVALGPLDVVMSGFDAAFYFATSTATLSFVLVSALIRDPDDVAGGGDDALGGIAVFDRSGRGTLDPVFTLGVASFFMAVGIALFATLGDIINARLDQGPTLFGLEFAAFILAQVLLQTPIGRATDFYGRKNFIVAGLVLLVPTTFVQGIILDPWLMVVARFAQGVAGALVFAPSLALAGDIAPAGRSGSTLSVLTMAFGFGVAFGPLASGFLVQLGFVVPFAFGAALAAVGVVLVWTQVEETVTPKGSILPTD